The following are encoded together in the Salvia hispanica cultivar TCC Black 2014 chromosome 6, UniMelb_Shisp_WGS_1.0, whole genome shotgun sequence genome:
- the LOC125194815 gene encoding uncharacterized protein LOC125194815, which produces MAIRQLAYAGPADMFDEYLQMAETTALKTLRQFCKGIKEIFKGEYLRKPTADECQRLLNMHGTVHHFPGMMGNIDCMHWEWRNCPVAWKGQFTSGFKGQHPTMILKANNDINVLQSSHLFNDESRGEGPQISFVANGTQYNRTYYLADGIYPRWPVFVKTIRQPVRPKQTYFAKKQEGVRKDFERAFGVLQSRWAIIRCPARLWHENDVTDIMTACIILHNMTIEDEGFAAERWAPEDGASTSHGIATPPLQMGVPRSNEYLIQRFTNMRSEISHSTLQADLVEEVWNRRGGSAA; this is translated from the exons ATGGCAATTAGGCAGCTTGCCTATGCCGGGCCTGCTgacatgttcgacgaataTCTACAGATGGCCGAAACGACTGCCCTTAAGACGCTGAGACAGTTTTGCAAGGGTATCAAAGAAATCTTCAAAGGGGAGTACCTACGGAAACCAACGGCCGATGAATGCCAGAGACTGTTAAATATGCACGGGACTGTGCATCATTTTCCGGGCATGATGGGCAACATCGATTGCATGCACTGGGAGTGGAGGAACTGCCCGGTGGCTTGGAAGGGGCAATTCACTTCTGGTTTCAAAGGGCAacatcccacgatgatccttaAAGCC aacaacgacatcaacgttcTACAATCATCGCATCTCTTCAATGATGAGTCCCGGGGTGAGGGTCCGCAAATTAGCTTCGTGGCCAATGGCACGCAGTACAACAGGACATACTATTTGGCCGATGGAATATACCCTCGCTGGCCCGTGTTTGTCAAGACGATCCGACAACCAGTTAGGCCGAAGCAGAcctattttgcaaaaaaacaAGAGGGTGTTAGGAAGGATTTTGAGCGGGCTTTTGGAGTCCTCCAATCGCGATGGGCCATTATACGGTGTCCGGCTCGACTATGGCATGAAAATGATGTCACGGACATCATGACTGCGtgtatcatattgcacaatatgaCAATAGAGGATGAAGGCTTTGCTGCAGAGCGCTGGGCACCGGAAGATGGTGCTAGCACAAGTCACGGTATTGCAACCCCTCCTCTGCAGATGGGTGTACCACGCAGTAATGAATACTTGATTCAGCGCTTCACCAATATGCGGAGTGAAATATCACATTCAACACTGCAGGCTGATTTGGTTGAAGAGGTCTGGAACCGTAGAGGAGGGAGCGCAGCGTGA